The segment AAAGCGTTTCCACCTGATCATTCAGGCTTTTATTCATAAGCGCCTGCTGGAACTCGGCCTCGAAGTCCGAGATGGCCCGAAGTCCCTTTATGACTGCCCTTGCGCCCTGGCTCTCTACATAGTCTACCGTAAGTCCATGGAAATAGTCTACAGTAACATTGGCTAAGTGTCCACATGCTTCGCGTAAAAATTGCATTCTTTCCGGCACAGAAAACATCGGATCTTTTTTCGGGTTGACGGCAACAGCCACCACGAGATCATCAAAGATTCTCGCCGAGCGCTCTATTATGTCCAGGTGACCGCTTGTCACCGGGTCGAAACTACCAGGGTAAACCGCTTTCATTTTATAATTATAACTGATTATTTTCTATTTGATGAGCGGCTTCGGCCCCTTTGGAACCGAAGCAACGGTAGTGCGTCGGGCCGTTTCGGGAGAAGGGGAAGCTGTCTCAGAATGCTTCGCTAAGATACGAAGAATTATTGAAACACATTCCAAGTTCCCCGATTCGGCGACAACACAAGTGTATAAATCTATCAATGCTGCTAAAACAGGCAACCAATG is part of the Armatimonadota bacterium genome and harbors:
- the coaD gene encoding pantetheine-phosphate adenylyltransferase produces the protein MKAVYPGSFDPVTSGHLDIIERSARIFDDLVVAVAVNPKKDPMFSVPERMQFLREACGHLANVTVDYFHGLTVDYVESQGARAVIKGLRAISDFEAEFQQALMNKSLNDQVETLFMMTSPEHLFLSSSLVKEVVELGAPIQGLVPKVIEARVLERLHQRGQEA